One stretch of Maylandia zebra isolate NMK-2024a linkage group LG13, Mzebra_GT3a, whole genome shotgun sequence DNA includes these proteins:
- the slc25a28 gene encoding mitoferrin-2 isoform X1 translates to METDGFVRRRRMTAGTTGNDPGVAGASAGAEVRWLGGRFWGVSESIVGSLTPRIGGETEIQTIDLIRSAQDAQSEDSEPDYEGLPQGASTSTHMLAGAVAGIMEHCLMFPIDCVKTRMQSLQPDPAARYRNVMDALRRIVATEGIWRPLRGLNATAIGAGPAHALYFASYEKLKKTLSDVIHPGANSHLANGTAGCVATLLHDAVMNPAEVVKQRMQMYNSPYRGVLDCVRAVWQKEGPTAFYRSYTTQLTMNVPFQALHFMTYEYLQELLNPHRQYNPSSHMLSGALAGAIAAAATTPLDVCKTLLNTQESLALGSMSSGKGAHRHISGLAHAFRTVYRLGGLRGFFKGVQARVIYQMPSTAISWSVYEFFKYGLTKHQYNKRRTQQMEAEM, encoded by the exons ATGGAAACAGATGGATTTGTGAGGAGGCGTCGGATGACAGCGGGGACCACAGGGAATGATCCCGGGGTTGCAGGAGCCTCTGCCGGGGCAGAAGTTCGATGGCTTGGGGGCAGATTCTGGGGAGTTTCAGAAAGTATCGTGGGAAGCCTGACACCCCGGATCGGAGGGGAAACTGAAATACAGACTATTGATTTGATCCGCAGTGCACAAGATGCACAGTCAGAGGACTCTGAACCGGACTATGAGGGTTTGCCACAGGGAGCTTCCACTAGCACCCACATGTTGGCTGGAGCTGTGGCCGGGATAATGGAGCACTGCCTCATGTTCCCCATCGACTGTGTTAAG ACACGAATGCAGAGTCTTCAGCCCGACCCTGCGGCCCGCTACAGGAATGTGATGGATGCTCTTCGCCGGATTGTAGCCACAGAGGGAATCTGGCGGCCATTGAGAGGCTTGAATGCAACAGCTATTGGGGCGGGTCCTGCCCATGCCCTGTATTTTGCCAGCTATGAAAAACTCAAAAAGACTCTAAGTGATGTGATTCATCCAGGGGCTAACAGTCATTTGGCTAATG gAACAGCTGGGTGTGTGGCCACACTGCTTCACGACGCAGTCATGAACCCAGCTGAAG TTGTGAAGCAGCGAATGCAGATGTATAACTCGCCCTATCGCGGCGTGTTGGACTGTGTACGTGCAGTGTGGCAGAAAGAGGGTCCTACTGCATTCTACCGCAGCTACACCACCCAGCTCACTATGAACGTGCCCTTCCAGGCGCTCCACTTCATGACCTACGAGTACCTTCAGGAGCTGTTAAACCCTCACAGACAGTACAATCCCTCATCGCACATGTTGTCTGGGGCTTTGGCCGGAGCGATCGCAGCCGCAGCCACCACGCCTCTGGATGTCTGCAAGACCCTGCTCAACACCCAGGAGTCTCTAGCCCTTGGCTCCATGTCTTCCGGCAAAGGAGCCCACAGACACATCTCAGGCCTGGCCCATGCCTTCCGGACAGTATACAGGCTGGGCGGCCTGCGGGGCTTCTTCAAGGGAGTCCAAGCGAGAGTCATCTACCAGATGCCCTCAACAGCCATCAGCTGGTCAGTCTATGAGTTCTTCAAGTATGGACTCACCAAGCACCAGTACAACAAGAGGAGAACACAACAAATGGAAGCTGAGATGTAG
- the slc25a28 gene encoding mitoferrin-2 isoform X2 — MQSLQPDPAARYRNVMDALRRIVATEGIWRPLRGLNATAIGAGPAHALYFASYEKLKKTLSDVIHPGANSHLANGTAGCVATLLHDAVMNPAEVVKQRMQMYNSPYRGVLDCVRAVWQKEGPTAFYRSYTTQLTMNVPFQALHFMTYEYLQELLNPHRQYNPSSHMLSGALAGAIAAAATTPLDVCKTLLNTQESLALGSMSSGKGAHRHISGLAHAFRTVYRLGGLRGFFKGVQARVIYQMPSTAISWSVYEFFKYGLTKHQYNKRRTQQMEAEM; from the exons ATGCAGAGTCTTCAGCCCGACCCTGCGGCCCGCTACAGGAATGTGATGGATGCTCTTCGCCGGATTGTAGCCACAGAGGGAATCTGGCGGCCATTGAGAGGCTTGAATGCAACAGCTATTGGGGCGGGTCCTGCCCATGCCCTGTATTTTGCCAGCTATGAAAAACTCAAAAAGACTCTAAGTGATGTGATTCATCCAGGGGCTAACAGTCATTTGGCTAATG gAACAGCTGGGTGTGTGGCCACACTGCTTCACGACGCAGTCATGAACCCAGCTGAAG TTGTGAAGCAGCGAATGCAGATGTATAACTCGCCCTATCGCGGCGTGTTGGACTGTGTACGTGCAGTGTGGCAGAAAGAGGGTCCTACTGCATTCTACCGCAGCTACACCACCCAGCTCACTATGAACGTGCCCTTCCAGGCGCTCCACTTCATGACCTACGAGTACCTTCAGGAGCTGTTAAACCCTCACAGACAGTACAATCCCTCATCGCACATGTTGTCTGGGGCTTTGGCCGGAGCGATCGCAGCCGCAGCCACCACGCCTCTGGATGTCTGCAAGACCCTGCTCAACACCCAGGAGTCTCTAGCCCTTGGCTCCATGTCTTCCGGCAAAGGAGCCCACAGACACATCTCAGGCCTGGCCCATGCCTTCCGGACAGTATACAGGCTGGGCGGCCTGCGGGGCTTCTTCAAGGGAGTCCAAGCGAGAGTCATCTACCAGATGCCCTCAACAGCCATCAGCTGGTCAGTCTATGAGTTCTTCAAGTATGGACTCACCAAGCACCAGTACAACAAGAGGAGAACACAACAAATGGAAGCTGAGATGTAG
- the nkx3.3 gene encoding NK3 homeobox 3 encodes MTLSFSSFSIKDILTGLDANGKPGTAGEFCETKANNTRTGYGGRDGNQVYPETLPTHPRVISAQSEVSTEEDTGEESELIEVAADDQEQCEEQGEQQKRLQCESAEEEGCNRGGETSSCSPDAQQCRPSAKKRTRSAFSHAQVHELERRFSNQRYLSGPERADLAGALKLTETQVKIWFQNRRYKTKRRQMATEMVVCSSPKKVAVKVLVRDDQKQYHQGIGVHIPMTVPLYRGYQYYPYLHYYYHQPWNMDMFCGGML; translated from the exons ATGACATTAAGTTTTTCATCCTTTTCCATCAAAGACATCCTCACCGGACTCGATGCCAACGGCAAGCCGGGAACCGCGGGGGAGTTCTGCGAAACAAAGGCGAACAACACACGCACCGGCTATGGTGGCAGGGATGGCAACCAGGTCTACCCGGAGACACTTCCCACACATCCCCGCGTTATAAGCGCCCAATCGGAGGTTTCTACAGAGGAGGACACAGGAGAAGAGTCAGAGCTCATAGaag tCGCTGCAGATGACCAGGAGCAGTGTGAGGAGCAGGGCGAACAGCAGAAAAGACTGCAGTGCGAGAGTGCAGAGGAGGAGGGATGTAACCGCGGCGGGGAGACCTCCAGCTGTTCGCCGGACGCGCAGCAGTGCAGGCCCAGTGCAAAGAAGCGCACCAGGTCGGCCTTCTCTCACGCTCAAGTCCACGAGCTGGAGCGCCGTTTTAGCAATCAAAGGTACCTTTCTGGTCCCGAACGGGCCGATCTGGCAGGAGCCTTGAAGCTTACAGAGACCCAGGTGAAAATCTGGTTCCAGAACCGGAGATATAAAACCAAACGTCGCCAGATGGCGACCGAAATGGTCGTATGCAGCTCCCCAAAGAAAGTGGCTGTAAAAGTTCTGGTGCGGGACGATCAAAAGCAATACCACCAGGGGATTGGAGTACATATCCCCATGACTGTGCCACTGTACCGGGGCTATCAGTACTACCCGTACCTGCACTACTACTACCACCAACCCTGGAACATGGACATGTTTTGTGGAGGGATGCTTTGA
- the nkx2.3 gene encoding homeobox protein Nkx-2.3: MIPSPVIGSSSTPFSVKDILKLELQQQSQQHQLQLISCFGLSGALSQPGALSNKSFRSHSPPSCMLAGRDTPSPISSCLSESEERMAYLNSLNVQDRLTDSGIHVEVFGNLGQTHSADLRPETEQDEHDGKSCGVMPGECEDPDSEKPATKQQRTRRKPRVLFSQAQVFELERRFKQQRYLSAPEREHLASSLKLTSTQVKIWFQNRRYKCKRQRQDKTLEIAGHHHHHHHPPPPPRRVAVPVLVRDGRPCLAGSQNYNPPYTVGAPNPYSYNGYPAYSYNNSVYSNTYSCTYSSFPSLPPSNASANAFMNMNLGNISGQTQSQAPQGPSVTPCQGALQGIRAW; encoded by the exons ATGATTCCTAGTCCGGTCATAGGTTCGTCCTCCACGCCTTTTTCCGTGAAGGACATTCTGAAGTTAGAGCTCCAACAACAGTCTCAGCAGCACCAGCTACAGCTGATCTCCTGCTTCGGTCTCTCTGGTGCGCTCTCACAGCCTGGAGCTCTATCGAACAAATCCTTCCGTTCTCACTCGCCGCCCTCCTGCATGCTGGCGGGCAGAGACACCCCAAGCCCCATCAGCTCCTGCCTGTCGGAGAGCGAGGAGAGGATGGCGTACCTCAACTCACTGAATGTGCAAGACCGACTGACGGACTCCGGTATCCACGTGGAGGTGTTCGGCAACCTGGGGCAAACCCACTCTGCAGACCTCCGGCCGGAGACAGAGCAGGACGAGCATGACGGCA AGAGCTGCGGTGTCATGCCGGGTGAGTGTGAGGATCCAGACTCGGAGAAGCCGGCCACCAAGCAGCAGAGGACCAGACGGAAACCTCGCGTCCTCTTTTCCCAGGCTCAGGTGTTTGAGTTGGAGCGGCGCTTCAAGCAGCAGCGTTACCTGTCCGCCCCGGAGAGAGAGCATCTGGCCAGCTCCCTTAAGCTCACCTCTACCCAGGTCAAGATCTGGTTCCAGAACAGGAGGTACAAATGCAAGAGGCAGCGGCAGGACAAGACCCTGGAGATTGCGGgtcatcatcaccaccatcaccacccaCCACCGCCTCCAAGGAGGGTGGCTGTGCCGGTTCTCGTCCGAGACGGGAGGCCTTGTCTCGCTGGATCTCAGAACTATAATCCCCCTTACACAGTCGGAGCTCCCAATCCGTACAGCTACAACGGCTATCCAGCCTACAGCTATAACAACTCGGTGTATAGCAACACTTACTCTTGTACTTATTCTAGTTTCCCTTCTCTCCCGCCCAGCAACGCCTCTGCCAATGCTTTCATGAATATGAATTTGGGGAACATTAGCGGACAGACGCAAAGCCAGGCTCCCCAAGGACCAAGTGTCACACCCTGCCAAGGAGCTCTGCAGGGCATCCGGGCATGGTAG